One part of the Paroedura picta isolate Pp20150507F chromosome 5, Ppicta_v3.0, whole genome shotgun sequence genome encodes these proteins:
- the LOC143838865 gene encoding kallikrein-11-like: protein MVAQVVIHVEPTLLRGFQCIEHSQPWTVALFDGSKFHCTGTLISDKWVVTAAQCHTGRPLFVSLGQHSLWHLEFTEQLRIAVKTIRHPFFDSYSRANDIMLVKLLIPVIVNKNVRPLALPRHCPIPHSHCVLPGWGSTFFQKALLPDVLHCGNITTLSDSECSEVYSTALTKNMLCATVQRGGSDTCQGDPGSPLVCNNQLQGITSWGLEECSQGEIPRVFTKVCHYIKWLEQTMAYA from the exons ATGGTGGCACAAG TGGTCATCCATGTTGAGCCGACATTGCTCAGGGGTTTCCAATGCATCGAACACTCCCAGCCTTGGACAGTAGCCCTCTTTGATGGTTCGAAATTCCACTGCACGGGGACTCTGATAAGTGACAAGTGGGTGGTCACTGCAGCCCAATGCCATACTGGTCG ACCCCTCTTTGTGAGTCTTGGACAGCACAGCCTGTGGCACTTGGAGTTCACGGAGCAGCTGAGAATTGCCGTCAAAACCATCCGCCATCCCTTTTTTGACAGCTACAGCAGGGCAAATGACATCATGCTGGTCAAACTTCTAATTCCAGTCATTGTCAACAAGAACGTCCGACCGCTAGCCTTGCCGAGACACTGTCCTATTCCTCACAGCCATTGTGTGCTCCCTGGCTGGGGCTCCACTTTCTTCCAGAAAG CGCTCTTGCCAGATGTTTTGCATTGTGGCAACATCACCACTTTGAGTGACTCAGAATGCTCGGAGGTCTATTCCACTGCTTTGACGAAAAACATGTTATGTGCCACTGTGCAAAGGGGTGGCTCGGATACCTGCCAG GGCGATCCTGGCTCCCCGCTCGTTTGCAACAATCAGCTGCAGGGAATCACTTCCTGGGGCTTGGAAGAATGCTCCCAAGGGGAGATCCCGAGGGTCTTCACCAAAGTTTGCCACTACATCAAGTGGCTGGAACAAACGATGGCTTATGCTTAG